The Tepidamorphus gemmatus sequence CAACACCCGCCAGTATCTCGACCAGCAGGCATTCGAATCGCGCCTCGCGGCGGTGCTGCGGCGCCAGCAGGAACTCGAGGAGCGCCAGCACCGGATCGCCGCGCTGATCGAGGCCGCCCGCCAGCGCAAGGTGACTCTGGCCGTTCCGTCTGCCCCGCAGACAACGGCCAACTTTGCCGACGCCGGCGTCGCCAGCCCGTTGATGACGTCGTACCGCCAGGATCGCCCGGCACCGCTCGATGGCACCATCCCCTCACGGAATACCGCGGCCGCGCCGGACGCACCCAGCCGTCCCCTGGTGGTGACAAAGGCGCTTGGGGACGGTCCGATGGCAGCGATCGAGGCTTCGATGAACCATGTTGACGCGGTACAGGGCGAGATCGTCGCGACGCTCGCTGCGTCGGTCGAGGCTCTCAACAGCCGTCTCGAGCAGGTGATGAATTCGGTGGGCTCGCGCGGAAGTTCCCCCGCTGCTCCCGGCATGGGCGGACCGCTGATCGAATTGCGCGATTCGGTGGTGGTGCGGGGGGCGCCGGACATGGAGCTGAGGCGCCTTGAAGCCGGTCTCGACCGCCTCGACAAACTCCGCTTCCAGGTCTCCAGATTGCCCGTGCGCCTTCCGCTTCCGGGAGAAGCCGAGATTACCAGCGGCTTCGGCACCCGCATCGACCCGTTCCTGGGCCGCCCGGCACTCCATACCGGCGTCGACTTTCGCAGCGAACCGGGCGATCCGGTCCTGGCCGCCGCCGGCGGAACGGTGGAGATCGCAGAATACAGCGGCGGTTATGGCAACATGGTCGAGATCGACCATGGTAACGGCTATTCCACGCGCTACAGCCACCTCAGCAGCATTCTGGTGAAAGCGGGCGACAATGTCGCGCCTGGCGACATCGTCGGCAGGGTCGGTAGCACCGGCAGAAGCACCGGGCCACACCTCCATTTCGAGACCCGGCTGCTCGGCACCGTGCGCGACCCGATGGACTATCTAGCCGCCGCCGAGCTGCTGCCGCCAGGCTTCTGAGCCAGCGGCCGCGCTCAGGCGGTGGCG is a genomic window containing:
- a CDS encoding M23 family metallopeptidase, producing MRALTLPHWAGWACLAGLCAVLVWLVGATAYIAFHDEILATALEHRVAVERSYEDRIAHLRRQIDEINTRQYLDQQAFESRLAAVLRRQQELEERQHRIAALIEAARQRKVTLAVPSAPQTTANFADAGVASPLMTSYRQDRPAPLDGTIPSRNTAAAPDAPSRPLVVTKALGDGPMAAIEASMNHVDAVQGEIVATLAASVEALNSRLEQVMNSVGSRGSSPAAPGMGGPLIELRDSVVVRGAPDMELRRLEAGLDRLDKLRFQVSRLPVRLPLPGEAEITSGFGTRIDPFLGRPALHTGVDFRSEPGDPVLAAAGGTVEIAEYSGGYGNMVEIDHGNGYSTRYSHLSSILVKAGDNVAPGDIVGRVGSTGRSTGPHLHFETRLLGTVRDPMDYLAAAELLPPGF